The DNA window AAAACATTCTCAAAGACACAGAATAACAACTTACTAATCGTGAATCTCTCAGGAGGTATTGAAGACATTTTGTATAGAGTGCATTAACTTCATCctgtattgcaaaaaaaaaatccataaaaaAAATGTGCAAAGTTTACATCCTATTACAGCTATTTGATGCTATAAGTTTTAAGTAACAGTACAGAATTACATAATCCAATCAATCAAATTAAACTACTCAATGAGAGTGTAATCTTAATCTGTTCACTATATTTTTTTCAACATCTAGCTCAAAGAATGGTAGAAAATGCTCCACTGCAATCACAATCCTGGAGCATAGAAGACTGACTGGTAGCCCAGTTAATTTATACATTTCAACCTCTCAGGAGGTTATTCCCAATGTTTTGCACAGCATTCAAGCAATTAAGAATACTGTAATTTCAAGCACTGGTCAAATTATCATTGTGTATTCAGTTTCATTGTAACGGGCTACTATATATAGTtatttattctaaattctgcagtAATATCATAAATCTGAACACATCATATTTTGCCAGTAATTTACATCAAAACAACAGTTGGCTATGTAAAAAAGTTGAGATCATAAACaaatacaataaatttaaaatctATCCTTCTGTCACCAGATATTTCCTTCAACAAAATAAATagtttgaaaaacaaaaatgaatactTCAAGCTGAAGgatcaaaattaaacaagattaCATAATTATTACTTACAACGTAATATAGTTGAGTAATTGAAATGCATAAGATTTGAATGACATACTTGAATTATTTCAGCTGCTTTGTCCGGTCTGGCATTGATCATTTGTTAGAgttacattcatccaggcaaggagagtattctatcatattgctgacttatgccttgtagacaTAAGTGGACAGCAACTGagaagtcaggaggtaagttacccgctgcagattttttttaaccttctgaCTTGCTTTTGCAAACATAGGTCTGCGAATGGTGTGTCTAGAATAGTTTCTGTGCTATGTACtcaagatgttgacagtggggcattcagtgagcaaaatgccattgaatatcattgGATGATTATATTGTCCTtcgttggagatggtcattacctggcccCTATGTGTCATGAATATTCCTTACCtattatcagcccaagcctgaatgttgtccaggtcttgctgcatttggacattaaCCACTTTATGTgaggaatggtgttgaacattgcatGATTATTAAGTGACCATTCCCAATTCTGACATTATGGCAGAGGGAAGGATCTTAAGGTGGTTGGACTTCCTGAGAAACACCTGAAGCAATATCTGGCTTCTCCCAACTATAACTATCTTGCCTTGAGCTAGCTATGACTCCCACCCGTAGAGTAGTTGCTCCCAATTCCTGCGGATTTCAATTTTTCTCCAGATCCCAAATACCATACTCGTTCAAATTCTACCTTGACGTaaaagggcagtcactctcattaCAACACTTTTGCCCACTTTTAAGTGAGGTAAGACATGTATTGATCCTAGCAGCATATAGACTGAACTTCAGTGAGAGATTTACTACTGTTTAAGTGTTTCTTGCTAAAACTATTGAAGATAGTATCCATTGTTTTGCAGATGATctagaatagactgatggggtgacaattaacttttttttttaagtccagGACATTGCTAGAAAATTCTAGAGTTGGGCATGTCCCTGGGTTACAGCTGCATTGAACAACTGGCTCAGGGCTTACCGGGTTTTGGAGCCCAAGGTCTCAGTGCGGTTGTTATTATGTTGTCAGAGACTATAGCCTTTGCCATATCTAGTGCCCTCAACCATTTATTTTTTATCATGGGGAATTAACTGAAGTGGCTGAAGACTTGTATCTTTGATGTTGAAGGCCTCAGGAGGAGGTTGAGATCAATCATATTCAAACCTGTTTACTCTTAAAGCTTTCCAGATCAAACAAAGTCAgtgaactgttaactctgtttctctctctaaagATTTTGACTGGCCTGCTaaatattttccaacatttttacttttaatttcgACTTTCAACATTTGCAGTATTTCATTTTTGTATTTGAATGTTAACTGATAACATTTGACAGCAAGTTTTACCAACTGTTATGTAATAAGCTTTTCCATTTTCAATGAGGACAATGGTTACTTGGGATGCTATTCCACAATGTCATGTCCCATTCCACCCACCCAATAGCAAAACCCACTCAAAACATGCCAAGAATAAAACTAAATCAGTTGCAATTTTTCATTTTCGctcttcattattttattaacatttttgttttacttgAAGGCTACAACCTCTTTTTAAAGTATGGATAAAAACTGGATATCTTGCTTTAGCTTAATGCAGACTGTGCAATATACTTAATTTCTGCACCGTTATCTCAGTCAATTAAAGGAAAGATGATTCTTCCTGGATTTTAGGCCatttctgcagttcattccatcctTCTCACCCGTACCCCACACATAATACATCCAACTACATACAACCACAAATTCCTTCCATTTCAAAATATTGAGCTAGCTGGTGTTTGCACAGGGGAGAAGGCCAGAATCTTGAAGAGTCAGAGGGGGCACAGGTGCCAATGAGAGGAAGAGAACACAGCAATAAAcaaaatataaaggaagtagggcACAGAAAGCTAAGAGTGTGACAAACTGCtaccaaaacaaaaacactgaaaacagattaacaaaaaaaaaacaaacagaatgtGTTCTTTGGTGAACTTAAGGTATTCTTATGACAGGGACACTCTCCATTCTAATAAAGAAAAATtagttaaaaataaacaaaatatttcctTCGCCtccaaattaatttgtttttttactTTAACTGCAAAATAAGGCAGACCAAATATCATACAAGGAAATGCAACCCAAAGTAACAGTTACTAACTATATGATGTCGCAGACTTTTCATTTCCAGCTCCTTAAAAGACATTCGGAACGACTCAATGTATTTATCAACTTTGGATAACTGCCGACCCAAAAATTCTTTAGCATCATCAAAATTTTTCAGACAGTAAGAGTCTATGGGAGATGGATTTTCATCTGAAATTAAAAAGATTTTTAGCACAGACATGTATACACTAACTGTAAAGATAAATAGTATTGTGCATTAATTgaacttagatttagatttagtgTTTTAATTACTATAACCTTTAAGCATAGACTTCCACTACAGAAAGTGGAGGCACATCAGTGGAATACTGTTGTAGACACAGTTACCACAAATTCCTCCAATTGTTAAGACTATAGTAATTAGTGTGCTCAGTGATACCACTGAAGTAATTTGTCTGCAAATGATCAGAatcagggaaagaaaaaaaaaataatccattcagctcctcaacttTTAACAGAGTCATTCCTCATTCAAAGCTTCTGATTTATCTTGGCATTTTTACTTTCTCCCTTAATTCAACTAGTATTCTTCACCCCCTCCATCATGGTTTAGCCTGGCATTCCTTACTTCTAATCAAGTTGTCACTAttgctttttgcctccctccatttaaaaagaataatatCCTATTCTCTTCTAGCTTTCTCCCCATGTACATCTCCATCTACACCATTCAACTGGCTTGGAAGACAAGCCAGGTAACATTGGGAACTGCTGAGGAAGCTGCTGTTTGTCCAGACAGGCTGGATGGAGGCCTGCATGTGAATTCCGGCATTAAGTTCAACGTTTAAAATAAAGCATAAAACATCCCTCTTGATCTTATTCCTCTTTATCTCCGTGCATTATACCGATCCTCATGGCCCCCCCACATCCTATATACCAACTTAAACTCCTGCACCCAACCCAATGGCTGCTCATTTTCCATGCCAATCTACCTATGCCTTCTTGTCATGGCCCCTCAAATCCCACAGGAAAAAGCAAACAGGGGCTATGGATCAAACAAGGAATACTGCGGTATGTATAAAGACTTTAGTGGTTTCACAAagttaaatatattaataaatgatgccaaaccaaaaaaaagaaaTAGTTGAAGAGCTGGAAGTTGCCAGATAGGGAACACATTAGCCTGATCACATAAATGTTTGAATAGAACTTTGTGATCAAGATCGTAGAATGGATTCCCCAACTGCAAAAAACAAACTTGAAAATCTTAGATATTTAGCAACATACCCCCGGGAATAAGTCATTTGACATAAAAAGGTGCATTTTTGCACGATGAAATGTTTCAATCTAAAAAAGCAAATGATATAGAAGTTCTTGGAAGTCCTGCAATGAAGTGTAACAAGAATgtgaaaaaataaatattttgcttctatctGCTTGAGATTAAAAACATCCTatcttaaaaaaaggaaaatggattGGTGACTATAATAtatggaaaattaaaaataacttatTGACCAGTTAAAAGCAGGGATTATGAAATTACGTATTTAATATTCTGTTCAAATGTCTCATTTTCTGAACAACTTGTTCAGTGATATAATTATACAGCTCAGGCGGGAGTTGAACTgaggcctcttcattcagaaggagGACACGATCACGACCACTAATGGTTATTGTGGAGGAGTATTAGCGCCTCTTCTCCTGAGCCAGAAAGCCTAGGTTCAAGCCACACCCACTCCACAGGTATGTCAAAAAgtatctgaacaagttgataaaaaaatctatttaaaaaggaggaaaacaggTAGGACTGTTGTGTGAAACAATCTGTATGACTGAGCAGTTAAACTATATCCACAAAGAAAGGGGTCTTGGCTTCTATTACACTGACTGGCTTGGATCTGATCTGACCAAAGTGGCAAACTTCTTCCCTCCCACTTCTAGGTTTTCCACATGTTCTCAGTTACTTGAAGTATTTAGATCAATATTGTACTATCAATCAAGTTTTCTTGAGCGGTTACAACCCACTCATCCCAAAAACGAGGAAGAACTGTTACATGAGGTAAGCAACATTGTCCCAGGGAAGCAGCTCAGGCTACAAGTAGTATGTTACTTTTTCCAACCTGCAAATTTCAGAGTCCTATTCAGCATGTGTGGAATTTGTATAGCTGTCAGAAACGCTTCAAAAGGCAGGTTATTTCCTATTATGCTCCTTATCTTGCAGCTAGCATCTTCAAATGTAAAGAATAAACTTTAAAATGTTCACAACTTAGTATTGATCAGGAAAGTACTTTAGCTCAGTCAAATCAACATGGCAAAAACTCATTTTTAATCAAAAAATGGTTTTTCAAATTTTGTAAGTCAACATAGCAATAATTTTATGCTGCAAAAGGAAATAGAGGAAGAGACAAACAATAATTTAGACAAAACAAATTACTTGCATGCCTTTCTGCATGGCAACAGGTTAAGAgtaatatgggctaaatgctggcaaatgggaataggtcagtttgggatgtccggacaagttgaaccaaagggtctgtttccatgttgtatgatccTATGACTCTAATATGAACATCATTTATGAACTTAAAATAGACAAGGTATAAGATTCTCTTAACTTACCGGCACTGGAACCCTTTTCCAATGGTCCGGCAATACACAAGATACTGAAACTTTGTTCTTTCTCAGTGTAAAAAGTTTCTTCAAAAAGGATTCTTATTGCACATGGTGAGCTAAATCCAACACCCAAACTAATGAGGTTTCCTCTGATGGTTACTTCCTGGTATTGCAAATTGTTTACAGTGGTTGTGTTGTGGGGAGACAGGGGAAACAAAAATGATGCTTAAATAGCAAAAAGTAAGAAACTTGCAAAGTTACCAATATTCACATGCACCATCAGAACACAATAACCATATCAACAATAACTTGTATTTAAATGATACCTTTAATATAATgcaacatcccaaagcactttgcaggaAGATTTATGAAAAGTTTACACTGAGCCCCTTTAGGGGATATTCAGTCAGGCACGAGAAACTTGATCCAAGAGGTAGGTTTAGTGAGCAtattttaaaggaggaaagcaagatAAAAATAGGTGGAGACATGTAAGGAAGATGTTCTAGAGCTTAAggcctgaaggcacagccaccaattGTAAAGTAATTAAAATTAGGGGCTACAGAAGTACAAAGAGAGGGTAGCACGTATCAAGATTGCAAAGAAAAGGTGAAATTAACCATGGACAGATTTGAAAACCAACAGGAGAGaaatctaaaatttaaaaaaaaattgctgttctTGACAACCATACTTCCATTAGTCTAAATTTATACTGCAGATCAAGGGAAATAGTTGTTTCTATCATTACTCAGTAAATTTCATGCAGGTGTATTTTCTGTTACCTAAGTATACAAGAAAAATAAGACACTGCAAAAACAATCTTGCATTCTGAATTAAGCTGTTTATAGCAGAAGTTAATAGGAAAGGAAAATGAGTACAGCATATTAAAAGAACCACTTACCTTTCCATTTAATGTTCGGTAACTACTCCCACTATCATCCATAGGCTGTAAAATGTAAGATTCAAAGTGGGCAGCAGCAATACTGCCTTGTGACAAACTGCCTCTGCATGGCACCAATACCTAAATCAATATGAAAGTTATATTATACCAGTGAAGGAAGCCTTTAACACATCACTTATAGAACAAAAATATCTAGGGATAGCAGGCTATGACGCATTAAAAATAATCTGTTAACTTTCCTTCAAAATGCAGACAAGTTACTATGTTTAG is part of the Chiloscyllium plagiosum isolate BGI_BamShark_2017 unplaced genomic scaffold, ASM401019v2 scaf_14421, whole genome shotgun sequence genome and encodes:
- the LOC122547195 gene encoding ankyrin repeat domain-containing protein 27-like isoform X1; translated protein: MAMYDEDISRNPFYLALQKQKPDTSNCVAELHGIVLVPCRGSLSQGSIAAAHFESYILQPMDDSGSSYRTLNGKEVTIRGNLISLGVGFSSPCAIRILFEETFYTEKEQSFSILCIAGPLEKGSSADENPSPIDSYCLKNFDDAKEFLGRQLSKVDKYIESFRMSFKELEMKSLRHHIDEVNALYTKCLQYLLRDSRLKILIKQEVQMALVKQAVEMYVLHGIHDQIFKSVGTIEASQDAAFNKKTRGLQDLQLKDLGIQSQFSINIPRAKRELSQLNQCTSPQLKLICLRNVIHAIMQSPSQRGQYLRNS
- the LOC122547195 gene encoding ankyrin repeat domain-containing protein 27-like isoform X2 translates to MDDSGSSYRTLNGKEVTIRGNLISLGVGFSSPCAIRILFEETFYTEKEQSFSILCIAGPLEKGSSADENPSPIDSYCLKNFDDAKEFLGRQLSKVDKYIESFRMSFKELEMKSLRHHIDEVNALYTKCLQYLLRDSRLKILIKQEVQMALVKQAVEMYVLHGIHDQIFKSVGTIEASQDAAFNKKTRGLQDLQLKDLGIQSQFSINIPRAKRELSQLNQCTSPQLKLICLRNVIHAIMQSPSQRGQYLRNS